From the genome of Orcinus orca chromosome 5, mOrcOrc1.1, whole genome shotgun sequence, one region includes:
- the ITGB2 gene encoding integrin beta-2 isoform X2, with translation MGEQRRGQDPPPGAPRAHRPRQRPPWQGPHGLRHKWTLGGSICRPSTEQCAGEGSWRLQDMLRQRPQLLLLGSLLALRSVLSQECTKYRVSTCRDCVESGPGCAWCQKLNFTGQGEPDSTRCDTREQLLSKGCATDDIIDPRSHAMTQEDQVGGQKQLSPQKVTLYLRPGQAAVFNVTFQRAKGYPIDLYYLMDLSYSMLDDLINVKKLGGDLLRALNEITESGRIGFGSFVDKTVLPFVNTHPEKLRNPCPNKEKECQAPFAFRHVLKLTDNSSQFRTEVGKQLISGNLDAPEGGLDAMMQVAACSEEIGWRNVTRLLVFATDDGFHFAGDGKLGAILTPNDGRCHLEDNMYKSSNEFDYPSVGQLAHKLAESNIQPIFAVTKRMVATYEKLTEIIPKSAVGELSDDSSNVVQLIKNAYNKLSSRVFLDHNTLPDTLKVTYDSFCSNGVSKVDQPRGDCDGVQINVPITFQVKVTATECIQEQSFVIRALGFTDTVTVRVLPQCKCRCRDASRDHNLCGGRGSMECGVCRCDAGYIGKNCECQTQGRSSQELEGSCRKDNGSIICSGLGDCICGQCVCHTSDVPNKKIYGQFCECDNVNCERYDGQVCGGEKRGLCFCGTCRCHNGHEGSACQCLKSTKGCLNLDGVECSGRGRCRCNVCQCDPGYQPPLCLECPGCPAPCARYANCAECLKFDQGPFAKNCSAACGETKLLPRPLPGRTCKERDSEGCWMTYTLLQREGRDRYDVHVNDTRECVKGPNVAAIVGGTVAGVVLVGLLLLGIWKVLTHLSDLREYKRFEKEKLKSQWNNDNPLFKSATTTVMNPKFAES, from the exons ATGGGAGAGCAGAGGCGAGGGCAGGACCCACCTCCAGGTGCAcccagagcccacaggccacGGCAGAGGCCACCATGGCAGGGGCCACATGGTCTTCGCCACAAGTGGACCTTGGGTGGGAGCATCTGCCGGCCCAGCACCGAGCAGTGtgctggggaggggagctggCGTTTGCAG GACATGCTGCGCCAGCGCCCCCAGCTGCTGCTCCTGGGGAGCCTGCTCGCCCTCCGGTCTG TCCTGTCCCAGGAGTGCACCAAGTACAGAGTCAGCACCTGCCGGGACTGCGTCGAGTCAGGGCCTGGCTGCGCCTGGTGCCAGAAGCTG AACTTCACGGGGCAAGGGGAGCCTGACTCCACTCGCTGTGACACGCGGGAGCAGCTGCTGTCAAAGGGCTGCGCGACGGATGACATCATCGACCCCAGGAGCCACGCCATGACCCAGGAGGACCAGGTGGGGGGCCAGAAGCAGCTGTCCCCACAGAAAGTGACACTCTACCTGAGACCAG GTCAGGCGGCTGTGTTCAACGTGACCTTCCAGCGGGCCAAGGGCTACCCCATCGACCTGTACTACCTGATGGACCTCTCATACTCCATGCTGGACGACCTCATCAACGTCAAGAAGCTGGGGGGCGACCTGCTCCGGGCCCTCAACGAGATCACCGAGTCCGGCCGCATCG GCTTCGGGTCCTTCGTGGACAAGACGGTGCTCCCCTTCGTCAACACGCACCCCGAGAAGCTGCGGAACCCGTGCCCCAACAAGGAGAAGGAGTGCCAGGCCCCGTTCGCCTTTCGGCACGTGCTGAAACTCACCGACAACTCCAGTCAGTTCCGGACGGAGGTCGGGAAGCAGCTGATCTCGGGAAACTTGGACGCCCCCGAGGGTGGGCTGGACGCCATGATGCAAGTCGCCGCGTGCTCG GAGGAGATCGGCTGGCGCAACGTCACCAGACTGCTGGTGTTTGCCACGGATGACGGCTTCCACTTTGCGGGAGACGGGAAGCTGGGCGCCATCCTCACTCCCAACGATGGCCGCTGCCACCTGGAGGACAACATGTATAAAAGCAGCAACGAATTC GACTACCCATCGGTGGGCCAGCTGGCACACAAGCTGGCAGAAAGCAATATCCAGCCCATCTTCGCTGTGACCAAGAGAATGGTGGCAACGTACGAG AAGCTCACGGAGATCATCCCCAAGTCTGCAGTCGGGGAGCTGTCAGACGACTCCAGCAACGTAGTCCAGCTTATTAAGAACGCCTACAAC AAACTGTCCTCCAGAGTCTTTCTGGATCACAACACCCTCCCTGACACCCTGAAAGTCACCTACGACTCCTTCTGCAGTAACGGGGTATCGAAGGTGGACCAGCCCAGAGGGGACTGCGACGGCGTCCAGATCAACGTGCCG ATCACCTTCCAGGTGAAGGTCACAGCCACAGAGTGCATCCAGGAGCAGTCATTCGTCATCCGGGCGCTGGGCTTCACGGACACGGTGACTGTGCGGGTCCTCCCCCAGTGCAAGTGCCGGTGCCGGGACGCGAGCCGGGACCACAACCTCTGCGGCGGCAGGGGCTCCATGGAGTGCGGAGTCTGCAG GTGCGACGCCGGCTACATAGGGAAGAACTGCGAGTGCCAGACGCAGGGCCGGAGCAGCCAGGAGCTGGAGGGAAGCTGCCGGAAGGACAACGGCTCCATCATCTGCTCGGGGCTGGGGGACTGCATCTGCGGGCAGTGCGTGTGCCACACAAGCGATGTGCCCAACAAGAAGATCTACGGCCAGTTCTGCGAGTGTGACAACGTCAACTGCGAGCGCTACGACGGCCAAGTCTGCGGGGGCGAGA AGCGAGGGCTCTGCTTCTGTGGCACCTGCAGGTGCCACAACGGCCACGAGGGCTCAGCGTGCCAGTGCCTCAAGTCTACAAAGGGCTGCCTCAACCTGGATGGCGTCGAGTGCAGCGGCCGCGGCCGGTGCCGCTGCAACGTGTGCCAGTGCGACCCCGGCTACCAGCCGCCCCTGTGCCTCGAGTGTCCGGGCTGCCCCGCGCCCTGCGCCCGCTACGC CAACTGCGCCGAGTGTCTGAAGTTCGACCAGGGCCCCTTCGCCAAGAACTGCAGCGCAGCGTGCGGGGAGACGAAGCTGCTGCCCAGGCCACTGCCCGGCCGCACGTGCAAGGAGCGCGACTCCGAGGGCTGCTGGATGACCTACACCCTGCTGCAGCGCGAGGGGCGGGACAGATACGACGTGCACGTGAACGACACGCGCG AGTGCGTGAAGGGCCCCAATGTCGCCGCCATCGTGGGGGGCACCGTGGCGGGCGTCGTGCTCGTCGGCCTCCTCCTGCTGGGCATCTGGAAGGTCCTGACCCACCTGAGTGACCTCAGGGAGTACAAGCGCTTCGAGAAGGAGAAGCTGAAGTCCCAGTGGAATAAC GACAACCCCCTTTTCAAGAGCGCCACCACGACAGTCATGAACCCTAAGTTTGCTGAGAGTTAG
- the ITGB2 gene encoding integrin beta-2 isoform X3 — MLRQRPQLLLLGSLLALRSVLSQECTKYRVSTCRDCVESGPGCAWCQKLNFTGQGEPDSTRCDTREQLLSKGCATDDIIDPRSHAMTQEDQVGGQKQLSPQKVTLYLRPGQAAVFNVTFQRAKGYPIDLYYLMDLSYSMLDDLINVKKLGGDLLRALNEITESGRIGFGSFVDKTVLPFVNTHPEKLRNPCPNKEKECQAPFAFRHVLKLTDNSSQFRTEVGKQLISGNLDAPEGGLDAMMQVAACSEEIGWRNVTRLLVFATDDGFHFAGDGKLGAILTPNDGRCHLEDNMYKSSNEFDYPSVGQLAHKLAESNIQPIFAVTKRMVATYEKLTEIIPKSAVGELSDDSSNVVQLIKNAYNKLSSRVFLDHNTLPDTLKVTYDSFCSNGVSKVDQPRGDCDGVQINVPITFQVKVTATECIQEQSFVIRALGFTDTVTVRVLPQCKCRCRDASRDHNLCGGRGSMECGVCRCDAGYIGKNCECQTQGRSSQELEGSCRKDNGSIICSGLGDCICGQCVCHTSDVPNKKIYGQFCECDNVNCERYDGQVCGGEKRGLCFCGTCRCHNGHEGSACQCLKSTKGCLNLDGVECSGRGRCRCNVCQCDPGYQPPLCLECPGCPAPCARYANCAECLKFDQGPFAKNCSAACGETKLLPRPLPGRTCKERDSEGCWMTYTLLQREGRDRYDVHVNDTRECVKGPNVAAIVGGTVAGVVLVGLLLLGIWKVLTHLSDLREYKRFEKEKLKSQWNNDNPLFKSATTTVMNPKFAES, encoded by the exons ATGCTGCGCCAGCGCCCCCAGCTGCTGCTCCTGGGGAGCCTGCTCGCCCTCCGGTCTG TCCTGTCCCAGGAGTGCACCAAGTACAGAGTCAGCACCTGCCGGGACTGCGTCGAGTCAGGGCCTGGCTGCGCCTGGTGCCAGAAGCTG AACTTCACGGGGCAAGGGGAGCCTGACTCCACTCGCTGTGACACGCGGGAGCAGCTGCTGTCAAAGGGCTGCGCGACGGATGACATCATCGACCCCAGGAGCCACGCCATGACCCAGGAGGACCAGGTGGGGGGCCAGAAGCAGCTGTCCCCACAGAAAGTGACACTCTACCTGAGACCAG GTCAGGCGGCTGTGTTCAACGTGACCTTCCAGCGGGCCAAGGGCTACCCCATCGACCTGTACTACCTGATGGACCTCTCATACTCCATGCTGGACGACCTCATCAACGTCAAGAAGCTGGGGGGCGACCTGCTCCGGGCCCTCAACGAGATCACCGAGTCCGGCCGCATCG GCTTCGGGTCCTTCGTGGACAAGACGGTGCTCCCCTTCGTCAACACGCACCCCGAGAAGCTGCGGAACCCGTGCCCCAACAAGGAGAAGGAGTGCCAGGCCCCGTTCGCCTTTCGGCACGTGCTGAAACTCACCGACAACTCCAGTCAGTTCCGGACGGAGGTCGGGAAGCAGCTGATCTCGGGAAACTTGGACGCCCCCGAGGGTGGGCTGGACGCCATGATGCAAGTCGCCGCGTGCTCG GAGGAGATCGGCTGGCGCAACGTCACCAGACTGCTGGTGTTTGCCACGGATGACGGCTTCCACTTTGCGGGAGACGGGAAGCTGGGCGCCATCCTCACTCCCAACGATGGCCGCTGCCACCTGGAGGACAACATGTATAAAAGCAGCAACGAATTC GACTACCCATCGGTGGGCCAGCTGGCACACAAGCTGGCAGAAAGCAATATCCAGCCCATCTTCGCTGTGACCAAGAGAATGGTGGCAACGTACGAG AAGCTCACGGAGATCATCCCCAAGTCTGCAGTCGGGGAGCTGTCAGACGACTCCAGCAACGTAGTCCAGCTTATTAAGAACGCCTACAAC AAACTGTCCTCCAGAGTCTTTCTGGATCACAACACCCTCCCTGACACCCTGAAAGTCACCTACGACTCCTTCTGCAGTAACGGGGTATCGAAGGTGGACCAGCCCAGAGGGGACTGCGACGGCGTCCAGATCAACGTGCCG ATCACCTTCCAGGTGAAGGTCACAGCCACAGAGTGCATCCAGGAGCAGTCATTCGTCATCCGGGCGCTGGGCTTCACGGACACGGTGACTGTGCGGGTCCTCCCCCAGTGCAAGTGCCGGTGCCGGGACGCGAGCCGGGACCACAACCTCTGCGGCGGCAGGGGCTCCATGGAGTGCGGAGTCTGCAG GTGCGACGCCGGCTACATAGGGAAGAACTGCGAGTGCCAGACGCAGGGCCGGAGCAGCCAGGAGCTGGAGGGAAGCTGCCGGAAGGACAACGGCTCCATCATCTGCTCGGGGCTGGGGGACTGCATCTGCGGGCAGTGCGTGTGCCACACAAGCGATGTGCCCAACAAGAAGATCTACGGCCAGTTCTGCGAGTGTGACAACGTCAACTGCGAGCGCTACGACGGCCAAGTCTGCGGGGGCGAGA AGCGAGGGCTCTGCTTCTGTGGCACCTGCAGGTGCCACAACGGCCACGAGGGCTCAGCGTGCCAGTGCCTCAAGTCTACAAAGGGCTGCCTCAACCTGGATGGCGTCGAGTGCAGCGGCCGCGGCCGGTGCCGCTGCAACGTGTGCCAGTGCGACCCCGGCTACCAGCCGCCCCTGTGCCTCGAGTGTCCGGGCTGCCCCGCGCCCTGCGCCCGCTACGC CAACTGCGCCGAGTGTCTGAAGTTCGACCAGGGCCCCTTCGCCAAGAACTGCAGCGCAGCGTGCGGGGAGACGAAGCTGCTGCCCAGGCCACTGCCCGGCCGCACGTGCAAGGAGCGCGACTCCGAGGGCTGCTGGATGACCTACACCCTGCTGCAGCGCGAGGGGCGGGACAGATACGACGTGCACGTGAACGACACGCGCG AGTGCGTGAAGGGCCCCAATGTCGCCGCCATCGTGGGGGGCACCGTGGCGGGCGTCGTGCTCGTCGGCCTCCTCCTGCTGGGCATCTGGAAGGTCCTGACCCACCTGAGTGACCTCAGGGAGTACAAGCGCTTCGAGAAGGAGAAGCTGAAGTCCCAGTGGAATAAC GACAACCCCCTTTTCAAGAGCGCCACCACGACAGTCATGAACCCTAAGTTTGCTGAGAGTTAG
- the ITGB2 gene encoding integrin beta-2 isoform X1, translating to MGEQRRGQDPPPGAPRAHRPRQRPPWQGPHGLRHKWTLGGSICRPSTEQCAGEGSWRLQVFRDMLRQRPQLLLLGSLLALRSVLSQECTKYRVSTCRDCVESGPGCAWCQKLNFTGQGEPDSTRCDTREQLLSKGCATDDIIDPRSHAMTQEDQVGGQKQLSPQKVTLYLRPGQAAVFNVTFQRAKGYPIDLYYLMDLSYSMLDDLINVKKLGGDLLRALNEITESGRIGFGSFVDKTVLPFVNTHPEKLRNPCPNKEKECQAPFAFRHVLKLTDNSSQFRTEVGKQLISGNLDAPEGGLDAMMQVAACSEEIGWRNVTRLLVFATDDGFHFAGDGKLGAILTPNDGRCHLEDNMYKSSNEFDYPSVGQLAHKLAESNIQPIFAVTKRMVATYEKLTEIIPKSAVGELSDDSSNVVQLIKNAYNKLSSRVFLDHNTLPDTLKVTYDSFCSNGVSKVDQPRGDCDGVQINVPITFQVKVTATECIQEQSFVIRALGFTDTVTVRVLPQCKCRCRDASRDHNLCGGRGSMECGVCRCDAGYIGKNCECQTQGRSSQELEGSCRKDNGSIICSGLGDCICGQCVCHTSDVPNKKIYGQFCECDNVNCERYDGQVCGGEKRGLCFCGTCRCHNGHEGSACQCLKSTKGCLNLDGVECSGRGRCRCNVCQCDPGYQPPLCLECPGCPAPCARYANCAECLKFDQGPFAKNCSAACGETKLLPRPLPGRTCKERDSEGCWMTYTLLQREGRDRYDVHVNDTRECVKGPNVAAIVGGTVAGVVLVGLLLLGIWKVLTHLSDLREYKRFEKEKLKSQWNNDNPLFKSATTTVMNPKFAES from the exons ATGGGAGAGCAGAGGCGAGGGCAGGACCCACCTCCAGGTGCAcccagagcccacaggccacGGCAGAGGCCACCATGGCAGGGGCCACATGGTCTTCGCCACAAGTGGACCTTGGGTGGGAGCATCTGCCGGCCCAGCACCGAGCAGTGtgctggggaggggagctggCGTTTGCAGGTATTCAGG GACATGCTGCGCCAGCGCCCCCAGCTGCTGCTCCTGGGGAGCCTGCTCGCCCTCCGGTCTG TCCTGTCCCAGGAGTGCACCAAGTACAGAGTCAGCACCTGCCGGGACTGCGTCGAGTCAGGGCCTGGCTGCGCCTGGTGCCAGAAGCTG AACTTCACGGGGCAAGGGGAGCCTGACTCCACTCGCTGTGACACGCGGGAGCAGCTGCTGTCAAAGGGCTGCGCGACGGATGACATCATCGACCCCAGGAGCCACGCCATGACCCAGGAGGACCAGGTGGGGGGCCAGAAGCAGCTGTCCCCACAGAAAGTGACACTCTACCTGAGACCAG GTCAGGCGGCTGTGTTCAACGTGACCTTCCAGCGGGCCAAGGGCTACCCCATCGACCTGTACTACCTGATGGACCTCTCATACTCCATGCTGGACGACCTCATCAACGTCAAGAAGCTGGGGGGCGACCTGCTCCGGGCCCTCAACGAGATCACCGAGTCCGGCCGCATCG GCTTCGGGTCCTTCGTGGACAAGACGGTGCTCCCCTTCGTCAACACGCACCCCGAGAAGCTGCGGAACCCGTGCCCCAACAAGGAGAAGGAGTGCCAGGCCCCGTTCGCCTTTCGGCACGTGCTGAAACTCACCGACAACTCCAGTCAGTTCCGGACGGAGGTCGGGAAGCAGCTGATCTCGGGAAACTTGGACGCCCCCGAGGGTGGGCTGGACGCCATGATGCAAGTCGCCGCGTGCTCG GAGGAGATCGGCTGGCGCAACGTCACCAGACTGCTGGTGTTTGCCACGGATGACGGCTTCCACTTTGCGGGAGACGGGAAGCTGGGCGCCATCCTCACTCCCAACGATGGCCGCTGCCACCTGGAGGACAACATGTATAAAAGCAGCAACGAATTC GACTACCCATCGGTGGGCCAGCTGGCACACAAGCTGGCAGAAAGCAATATCCAGCCCATCTTCGCTGTGACCAAGAGAATGGTGGCAACGTACGAG AAGCTCACGGAGATCATCCCCAAGTCTGCAGTCGGGGAGCTGTCAGACGACTCCAGCAACGTAGTCCAGCTTATTAAGAACGCCTACAAC AAACTGTCCTCCAGAGTCTTTCTGGATCACAACACCCTCCCTGACACCCTGAAAGTCACCTACGACTCCTTCTGCAGTAACGGGGTATCGAAGGTGGACCAGCCCAGAGGGGACTGCGACGGCGTCCAGATCAACGTGCCG ATCACCTTCCAGGTGAAGGTCACAGCCACAGAGTGCATCCAGGAGCAGTCATTCGTCATCCGGGCGCTGGGCTTCACGGACACGGTGACTGTGCGGGTCCTCCCCCAGTGCAAGTGCCGGTGCCGGGACGCGAGCCGGGACCACAACCTCTGCGGCGGCAGGGGCTCCATGGAGTGCGGAGTCTGCAG GTGCGACGCCGGCTACATAGGGAAGAACTGCGAGTGCCAGACGCAGGGCCGGAGCAGCCAGGAGCTGGAGGGAAGCTGCCGGAAGGACAACGGCTCCATCATCTGCTCGGGGCTGGGGGACTGCATCTGCGGGCAGTGCGTGTGCCACACAAGCGATGTGCCCAACAAGAAGATCTACGGCCAGTTCTGCGAGTGTGACAACGTCAACTGCGAGCGCTACGACGGCCAAGTCTGCGGGGGCGAGA AGCGAGGGCTCTGCTTCTGTGGCACCTGCAGGTGCCACAACGGCCACGAGGGCTCAGCGTGCCAGTGCCTCAAGTCTACAAAGGGCTGCCTCAACCTGGATGGCGTCGAGTGCAGCGGCCGCGGCCGGTGCCGCTGCAACGTGTGCCAGTGCGACCCCGGCTACCAGCCGCCCCTGTGCCTCGAGTGTCCGGGCTGCCCCGCGCCCTGCGCCCGCTACGC CAACTGCGCCGAGTGTCTGAAGTTCGACCAGGGCCCCTTCGCCAAGAACTGCAGCGCAGCGTGCGGGGAGACGAAGCTGCTGCCCAGGCCACTGCCCGGCCGCACGTGCAAGGAGCGCGACTCCGAGGGCTGCTGGATGACCTACACCCTGCTGCAGCGCGAGGGGCGGGACAGATACGACGTGCACGTGAACGACACGCGCG AGTGCGTGAAGGGCCCCAATGTCGCCGCCATCGTGGGGGGCACCGTGGCGGGCGTCGTGCTCGTCGGCCTCCTCCTGCTGGGCATCTGGAAGGTCCTGACCCACCTGAGTGACCTCAGGGAGTACAAGCGCTTCGAGAAGGAGAAGCTGAAGTCCCAGTGGAATAAC GACAACCCCCTTTTCAAGAGCGCCACCACGACAGTCATGAACCCTAAGTTTGCTGAGAGTTAG